A single genomic interval of Armigeres subalbatus isolate Guangzhou_Male chromosome 1, GZ_Asu_2, whole genome shotgun sequence harbors:
- the LOC134207709 gene encoding TNF receptor-associated factor 1 isoform X1 has protein sequence MSTKTTKVKFNKSSCYYCNEWFENNEIESHIADCGQALSKCSNGCGAYVPLKDMARHLNRCPSGFGETPSPQPEPEHKARELEQEIVALRGTLNEEIRQRLSLITDIGQLKKRTQLGDEWTAKVGDVLNALKKCINEETDSRCVDVERCKVDINRLMREYERIEAWRLEMTTRFNRLDGIIGKEGEEKPKDAKLVMIESRLNFLQTEVENLRLEQKRKSCEEMQPVNGLSGKSEAAIEELESKMQTVDMVLEDHHNTIRIFQDEVRNQMFDLRGEIDPMRLVVQEQLDKQAKLDYELKGVLNTVNESEDVNEKMQKTLEKYRRETYYTKQSLDDLKVHLQHQEKLVVIQSTDGHLIWRIDQFDKRFKESQQSEFMLKSPLFSNRPFGYTLRLEASLNGIGTWRGRNMIVGLVVVNGFYDSLLEWPCVLSGTITLRDQPEDRSKQRVNYSRSIVARRKHQSNDKNQNIHIPHPVLRSEHYIRDDVIFLEVRIDQCT, from the exons TCACACATAGCCGACTGCGGTCAGGCACTGTCCAAATGCTCCAACGGCTGCGGAGCGTACGTCCCGCTGAAGGACATGGCTCGCCACCTGAATCGGTGCCCGTCGGGATTCGGTGAGACGCCTTCTCCCCAGCCGGAACCGGAGCACAAGGCCCGCGAACTGGAGCAGGAAATCGTGGCGCTGAGGGGTACGTTGAACGAGGAGATACGGCAGCGGTTGTCGCTGATTACGGACATCGGGCAGCTGAAAAAACGCACGCAGTTGGGCGACGAGTGGACGGCTAAGGTCGGGGATGTGTTGAATGCTTTAAAGAAGTGTATCAATGAGGAAACGGATAGTCGATGCGTGGACGTGGAGCGGTGCAAGGTGGATATTAATCGCTTGATGAGGGAGTATGAACGGATTGAGGCTTGGCGTTTGGAGATGACTACCAGGTTTAACAGATTGGATGGTATTATTGGGAAGGAGGGAGAGGAGAAGCCAAAGGATGCGAAGTTAGTTATGATTGAGAGTCGGTTGAATTTCCTGCAGACGGAGGTGGAGAACTTGCGCTTAGAGCAAAAGCGGAAGAGTTGTGAGGAAATGCAACCGGTGAATGGGTTGAGTGGCAAGAGCGAGGCGGCAATCGAAGAGTTGGAAAGTAAAATGCAAACGGTGGACATGGTGCTGGAGGATCATCATAACACGATTCG GATTTTTCAGGATGAAGTTCGAAATCAGATGTTTGATTTACGGGGTGAGATAGATCCGATGCGGTTGGTAGTTCAAGAACAGTTGGATAAACAAGCCAAGCTAGACTACGAGTTGAAGGGTGTGTTGAACACTGTGAACGAAAGCGAGGACGTCAATGAAAAGATGCAGAAAACATTGGAGAAGTACCGGAGGGAAACTTACTACACGAAGCAGAGCTTGGATGACTTGAAGGTGCATCTGCAGCATCAGGAGAAGCTGGTGGTGATTCAAAGCACGGACGGCCATCTGATATGGAGGATCGATCAGTTCGACAAGCGTTTCAAGGAGTCACAACAAAGCGAGTTCATGCTTAAGAGTCCCCTGTTTAGTAATCGACCGTTTGGATACACGTTGAGG TTGGAGGCGAGTCTCAATGGGATCGGAACGTGGCGCGGTCGCAACATGATCGTTGGCTTGGTCGTGGTCAACGGATTCTACGACAGTTTGCTGGAGTGGCCGTGCGTGCTGAGTGGAACGATTACGCTGCGTGATCAGCCGGAGGATCGTTCCAAGCAAAGGGTCAACTACAGCCGGTCGATTGTGGCACGACGGAAGCACCAAAGCAACGACAAGAACCAGAACATTCACATTCCGCACCCGGTGCTGCGGTCCGAGCACTACATCCGGGATGACGTTATTTTTCTGGAGGTTCGGATCGATCAATGTACGTGA
- the LOC134207709 gene encoding TNF receptor-associated factor 5 isoform X2, with product MARHLNRCPSGFGETPSPQPEPEHKARELEQEIVALRGTLNEEIRQRLSLITDIGQLKKRTQLGDEWTAKVGDVLNALKKCINEETDSRCVDVERCKVDINRLMREYERIEAWRLEMTTRFNRLDGIIGKEGEEKPKDAKLVMIESRLNFLQTEVENLRLEQKRKSCEEMQPVNGLSGKSEAAIEELESKMQTVDMVLEDHHNTIRIFQDEVRNQMFDLRGEIDPMRLVVQEQLDKQAKLDYELKGVLNTVNESEDVNEKMQKTLEKYRRETYYTKQSLDDLKVHLQHQEKLVVIQSTDGHLIWRIDQFDKRFKESQQSEFMLKSPLFSNRPFGYTLRLEASLNGIGTWRGRNMIVGLVVVNGFYDSLLEWPCVLSGTITLRDQPEDRSKQRVNYSRSIVARRKHQSNDKNQNIHIPHPVLRSEHYIRDDVIFLEVRIDQCT from the exons ATGGCTCGCCACCTGAATCGGTGCCCGTCGGGATTCGGTGAGACGCCTTCTCCCCAGCCGGAACCGGAGCACAAGGCCCGCGAACTGGAGCAGGAAATCGTGGCGCTGAGGGGTACGTTGAACGAGGAGATACGGCAGCGGTTGTCGCTGATTACGGACATCGGGCAGCTGAAAAAACGCACGCAGTTGGGCGACGAGTGGACGGCTAAGGTCGGGGATGTGTTGAATGCTTTAAAGAAGTGTATCAATGAGGAAACGGATAGTCGATGCGTGGACGTGGAGCGGTGCAAGGTGGATATTAATCGCTTGATGAGGGAGTATGAACGGATTGAGGCTTGGCGTTTGGAGATGACTACCAGGTTTAACAGATTGGATGGTATTATTGGGAAGGAGGGAGAGGAGAAGCCAAAGGATGCGAAGTTAGTTATGATTGAGAGTCGGTTGAATTTCCTGCAGACGGAGGTGGAGAACTTGCGCTTAGAGCAAAAGCGGAAGAGTTGTGAGGAAATGCAACCGGTGAATGGGTTGAGTGGCAAGAGCGAGGCGGCAATCGAAGAGTTGGAAAGTAAAATGCAAACGGTGGACATGGTGCTGGAGGATCATCATAACACGATTCG GATTTTTCAGGATGAAGTTCGAAATCAGATGTTTGATTTACGGGGTGAGATAGATCCGATGCGGTTGGTAGTTCAAGAACAGTTGGATAAACAAGCCAAGCTAGACTACGAGTTGAAGGGTGTGTTGAACACTGTGAACGAAAGCGAGGACGTCAATGAAAAGATGCAGAAAACATTGGAGAAGTACCGGAGGGAAACTTACTACACGAAGCAGAGCTTGGATGACTTGAAGGTGCATCTGCAGCATCAGGAGAAGCTGGTGGTGATTCAAAGCACGGACGGCCATCTGATATGGAGGATCGATCAGTTCGACAAGCGTTTCAAGGAGTCACAACAAAGCGAGTTCATGCTTAAGAGTCCCCTGTTTAGTAATCGACCGTTTGGATACACGTTGAGG TTGGAGGCGAGTCTCAATGGGATCGGAACGTGGCGCGGTCGCAACATGATCGTTGGCTTGGTCGTGGTCAACGGATTCTACGACAGTTTGCTGGAGTGGCCGTGCGTGCTGAGTGGAACGATTACGCTGCGTGATCAGCCGGAGGATCGTTCCAAGCAAAGGGTCAACTACAGCCGGTCGATTGTGGCACGACGGAAGCACCAAAGCAACGACAAGAACCAGAACATTCACATTCCGCACCCGGTGCTGCGGTCCGAGCACTACATCCGGGATGACGTTATTTTTCTGGAGGTTCGGATCGATCAATGTACGTGA